Proteins encoded in a region of the Vicinamibacterales bacterium genome:
- a CDS encoding S41 family peptidase has product MLRKTALFALLSIACGAATLAAAPIKLARHPDYHAGRVTFSYLGDIWTANEDGSGVHRLTDNIAREVYPRFSPDGKWIAFASNRYGNYDVFLVPAAGGTAKRLTYHTGNDEVVGWSRDGRNVVFRASRGHGAFPTVATLYEVAVSGGLERPLPVDWGYWGSYSPDGKSLVFNRHPATWSRKHYRGSYSADLWIARLSDSSYTRLLGDEQYNRYWPMWGADNHIYFVADPLPNDRSIKPGSPEVRRSVNNIYRIPVSGSGQPAQVTRHTTGNLFWPSMSADGKTIVYEENFGIWKLDLATGRASEIALDIVTDEKDNEHEIETVTNDVDNFDISPSGRRAVISTRGQILTIATDRGDITRIVPDKMASRSDTPKWSPDGKYIAFVSDRSGRDEVWIADPEGRTPKKITSLDNEKGALVWAPDSSRLLYTAADKKLYSYVVADGKSAVLASSDLARIGSVSVSPDSKWVAFQRQDRSLRPHVYIVPIAGGEERHLSDDKMMYSETNAVWTADGKYIVFTSSEGFSNGIATQGGIQTTMALWVTSLRERDRDPMDRDIDNEAEGLAAEAAARQQTGRGGGAGAQPVTVQIDWNGLARRTRQLTVPGTAIGGLTPSPEGHSVALTLSTAGVGGGRGAGAPNDPNAGMYIINVESGQLTRVPPAPPQNANAAGGGRGRGNAGGGPFGGGGSMVFARDGRTLYFRSGSGLYAATLPNQAGGSAGAPTAGGRGGRGGAAAAAPEPSATNQTARQVTYTANIEVDRKALRQQVFNEGWRIMKNRFYDARMHGADWNNAWETYGPLLDNLVDREELQTVMMMMIGELNASHTGVSGGPGPVERTQQTRYPGFDLLPDDSGFFKVGHVYKDGPADRDYLKIKEGHYVVAVDGHELKSGDNYWQFFTLAPGTKFHFLLNDKPVKDGAWEVTITPVASMADLMYAKWVDDRREMVTKLSNGEIGYLHIRAMDAPSLRQFQLDLAASRTKRALVIDQRFNGGGGIDQELLAILNGRRYQYTQGRDAGFQQPRPQNFYGPMVVMQNERSASDAEMFPAGFKALGLGKVIGVPTMGAVIGTGSYTLLDGSAIRTPGSGVWTSTGENMENYGVPPDVYVDNTPADFLKGRDAQIEKAVEVLKAELGKKPTTSQSPGR; this is encoded by the coding sequence ATGCTGCGAAAGACCGCCTTGTTCGCGCTGCTGAGCATTGCCTGCGGCGCCGCCACCCTGGCCGCCGCGCCGATCAAGCTCGCCCGCCATCCCGACTACCACGCCGGCCGCGTCACCTTCAGCTATCTCGGCGACATCTGGACCGCGAACGAGGACGGCAGCGGCGTGCATCGCCTCACCGACAACATCGCGCGCGAGGTCTATCCGCGCTTTTCTCCCGACGGCAAGTGGATCGCGTTCGCGTCGAACCGCTACGGCAACTACGACGTGTTCCTGGTCCCCGCCGCCGGCGGCACGGCGAAGCGTCTCACCTATCACACCGGCAACGACGAAGTCGTCGGCTGGTCGCGCGACGGCAGGAACGTCGTCTTCCGGGCGTCGCGGGGGCACGGCGCCTTCCCCACCGTCGCCACGTTGTACGAGGTGGCGGTGAGCGGAGGGCTGGAGCGGCCGCTGCCCGTGGACTGGGGCTACTGGGGCAGCTACTCGCCCGACGGCAAGTCGCTCGTCTTCAACCGTCATCCCGCGACGTGGTCGCGCAAGCACTACCGCGGCAGCTACTCGGCCGATCTGTGGATCGCGCGCCTGAGCGACAGCAGCTACACCAGGCTGCTCGGCGACGAGCAATACAACCGCTACTGGCCGATGTGGGGGGCCGACAATCACATCTACTTCGTCGCCGACCCGCTGCCGAACGACAGATCGATCAAGCCGGGCAGCCCTGAGGTCCGGCGCAGCGTCAACAACATCTACAGGATTCCGGTCAGCGGCTCCGGACAGCCGGCGCAGGTCACCCGGCATACGACCGGCAACCTGTTCTGGCCGTCGATGTCGGCCGACGGCAAGACGATCGTCTACGAGGAGAACTTCGGCATCTGGAAGCTCGATCTCGCCACCGGCCGCGCCAGCGAGATCGCGCTCGACATCGTCACCGACGAGAAGGACAACGAGCACGAGATCGAGACGGTGACGAACGACGTCGACAACTTCGACATCTCGCCGTCGGGACGCCGCGCGGTCATCTCCACGCGCGGCCAGATCCTCACCATCGCGACCGACCGCGGCGACATCACCCGCATCGTTCCCGACAAGATGGCGTCGCGCAGCGACACGCCGAAGTGGTCGCCCGACGGCAAGTACATCGCGTTCGTCTCGGACCGCTCCGGCCGCGACGAGGTGTGGATCGCGGATCCCGAGGGACGGACGCCGAAGAAGATCACGAGTCTCGACAACGAGAAAGGGGCGCTCGTCTGGGCGCCGGATTCGAGCCGGCTGCTCTACACGGCCGCCGACAAGAAGCTGTACAGCTACGTCGTGGCCGACGGCAAGAGCGCGGTGCTCGCCTCGAGCGATCTGGCGCGCATCGGCTCGGTCTCGGTGTCGCCCGACAGCAAGTGGGTCGCCTTCCAGCGGCAGGACCGATCGCTGCGGCCGCACGTCTACATCGTCCCGATCGCGGGCGGCGAGGAGCGCCACCTGTCCGACGACAAGATGATGTACTCGGAGACCAACGCGGTCTGGACCGCCGACGGCAAGTACATCGTCTTCACCTCGTCCGAAGGGTTCAGCAACGGCATCGCGACCCAGGGCGGCATCCAGACGACGATGGCGTTGTGGGTGACGTCGCTGCGCGAGCGCGATCGCGACCCGATGGATCGCGACATCGACAACGAGGCCGAAGGGCTGGCCGCGGAAGCCGCGGCGCGGCAGCAGACCGGGCGTGGCGGCGGCGCGGGCGCGCAGCCGGTGACGGTGCAAATCGACTGGAACGGCCTGGCCCGCCGCACGCGGCAGCTCACCGTTCCGGGGACGGCGATCGGCGGGCTGACCCCCTCGCCTGAAGGACACTCCGTCGCGCTCACGCTCTCGACCGCCGGTGTCGGCGGCGGGCGCGGCGCCGGCGCGCCGAACGATCCGAACGCGGGCATGTACATCATCAACGTCGAGAGCGGACAGTTGACGCGGGTGCCTCCCGCGCCGCCGCAGAACGCGAACGCGGCCGGCGGGGGACGCGGGCGCGGCAACGCCGGCGGCGGACCCTTCGGCGGCGGCGGCAGCATGGTCTTCGCGCGCGACGGCCGCACGCTCTACTTCCGATCCGGCAGCGGCCTCTATGCCGCGACGCTTCCGAACCAGGCCGGCGGCAGCGCCGGCGCGCCGACCGCCGGCGGACGCGGCGGACGAGGCGGCGCGGCCGCGGCGGCGCCCGAACCGTCGGCGACGAATCAGACCGCGCGGCAGGTGACCTACACCGCCAACATCGAAGTCGATCGCAAGGCGCTGCGCCAGCAGGTGTTCAACGAAGGCTGGCGGATCATGAAGAACCGGTTCTACGACGCCAGGATGCACGGCGCCGACTGGAACAACGCGTGGGAGACCTACGGTCCGCTGCTCGACAACCTCGTCGATCGGGAAGAGCTGCAGACGGTCATGATGATGATGATCGGCGAGCTGAACGCGTCGCACACCGGCGTCAGCGGCGGACCGGGGCCGGTGGAGCGGACGCAGCAGACACGATATCCGGGATTCGACCTGCTGCCCGACGATTCCGGCTTCTTCAAGGTCGGCCACGTCTACAAGGACGGGCCGGCGGATCGCGACTACTTGAAGATCAAGGAAGGGCACTACGTCGTCGCGGTGGACGGCCACGAGTTGAAGAGCGGCGACAACTACTGGCAGTTCTTCACGCTGGCGCCCGGCACCAAGTTCCACTTCCTGCTCAACGACAAGCCGGTCAAGGACGGGGCCTGGGAGGTCACCATCACGCCGGTCGCGAGCATGGCCGACCTGATGTATGCGAAGTGGGTCGACGATCGCCGCGAGATGGTGACGAAGTTGAGCAACGGCGAGATCGGCTACCTGCACATCCGGGCGATGGACGCGCCGTCGCTGCGCCAGTTCCAGCTCGATCTCGCCGCCAGCCGCACCAAGCGCGCGCTGGTGATCGACCAGCGGTTCAACGGCGGCGGCGGCATCGACCAGGAGCTGCTGGCAATCCTCAACGGCCGCCGCTACCAGTACACGCAGGGGCGGGACGCCGGATTCCAGCAGCCGCGGCCGCAGAATTTCTACGGGCCGATGGTGGTGATGCAGAACGAGCGTTCGGCCTCGGACGCCGAGATGTTCCCGGCAGGCTTCAAGGCGCTGGGCCTCGGCAAGGTGATCGGCGTGCCGACCATGGGCGCGGTGATCGGCACCGGATCGTACACGCTGCTCGACGGCTCGGCGATCCGCACGCCCGGCAGCGGCGTGTGGACCTCCACCGGCGAGAACATGGAGAACTACGGGGTACCGCCGGACGTCTACGTCGACAACACGCCGGCGGACTTCCTGAAAGGGCGCGACGCCCAGATCGAAAAGGCCGTCGAAGTGCTGAAAGCCGAGCTGGGCAAGAAGCCCACGACCTCACAGTCGCCAGGCCGGTAA
- a CDS encoding TMEM175 family protein, translating into MTTNRLEAFSDGVVAILITIMVLELKTPAGHDWPALRPLAAVFAAYVLSFVFIGIYWNNHHHMLHVCDRVTGSVLWANLHLLFWLSLIPFTTAWLGDSHLAPLPTALYGVVLMMAGVAYFILKTTLITAQGPGSRLQAALGSDAKGKISVAIYLAGILISFVNTWIATAIYVGVALLWLIPDRRIERRLSART; encoded by the coding sequence ATGACGACCAACCGGCTCGAAGCGTTCAGCGACGGCGTAGTCGCGATTCTGATCACGATCATGGTGCTGGAGTTGAAGACGCCGGCCGGGCACGATTGGCCGGCGCTCCGTCCGCTGGCGGCGGTGTTCGCCGCCTACGTCCTGAGCTTCGTCTTCATCGGCATCTACTGGAACAATCACCACCACATGCTGCACGTGTGCGACCGGGTCACCGGCAGCGTGCTGTGGGCGAACCTGCACCTGCTCTTCTGGCTGTCGCTGATTCCGTTCACCACGGCGTGGCTGGGGGACTCGCACCTGGCGCCGCTGCCGACCGCCCTCTACGGCGTGGTGCTGATGATGGCCGGCGTGGCGTATTTCATCCTGAAGACCACGCTGATCACGGCGCAGGGGCCGGGCTCGCGCCTGCAGGCGGCGCTGGGATCGGACGCCAAGGGGAAGATCTCGGTGGCCATCTATCTTGCCGGCATCCTCATCTCGTTCGTCAACACCTGGATCGCGACCGCGATCTATGTCGGCGTCGCGCTGCTGTGGCTGATCCCGGATCGCCGCATCGAGCGGCGCCTGAGCGCGCGCACATGA
- a CDS encoding transglutaminase-like domain-containing protein, translating to MKLARILRPLPRRAARAGSLLVLAAWIATMAVLLARTYAQARSMNLAADLARYGSAAEWRGVYYRGEKVGFTVSQTSPSGDGFEVKEDARLQMSLLGATTAASIRTTAQLDASFGLRSFQFSLDPGTGPLEVSGIVNGTRVSVTLKSASGVQHEERTMQEAPVLSLTLPRRLAAAGFQPGTRQQFTIFDPATLRTEPVAVEIGRREIVNLASPGPAVGGRGGVRLARPAMPAFRVDMAYAGLKTTAWITDTGEVLREESQLGLMSVRESPDVARRMAISRRITGDLLEASAVVPRNVTKARIDDGRDVRRIRLRVEGTDLSGPDFAGVGQTVEGDVLEIRDARSLQATAADPDVERYLRPEPLIESDDAQIRAEAAAAIGGLTEPRAMAERLTRAVNGMLDKKPTVSLPSAREVLRTRVGDCNEHTALYVAMARAVGLPSRIAVGLAYTRGAFFYHAWPEVYLADGRGRGLWLPVDPTFNQFPADATHVRLARGGLDKQAAILPMIGRLKMTIVDVELAPGSTPVLVGRGSADALPLPMPVRAGMTCWSTPVPAR from the coding sequence GTGAAGCTCGCGCGAATTCTTCGGCCGCTGCCGCGCCGGGCGGCGCGCGCCGGATCGCTGCTGGTTCTGGCCGCGTGGATCGCGACGATGGCGGTCCTGCTGGCGCGGACGTACGCGCAGGCGCGATCGATGAATCTCGCGGCGGATCTCGCGCGCTACGGCAGCGCCGCCGAATGGCGCGGCGTGTATTACCGCGGTGAGAAGGTCGGGTTCACCGTCAGCCAGACGTCGCCGTCCGGCGACGGCTTCGAGGTGAAGGAAGACGCCCGGCTGCAGATGTCGCTGCTCGGCGCGACCACCGCCGCGTCGATCAGGACCACCGCGCAGCTCGACGCGTCGTTCGGCCTGCGATCGTTCCAGTTCTCCCTCGATCCGGGCACCGGTCCGCTCGAAGTGTCGGGCATCGTCAACGGCACGCGCGTGAGCGTCACGCTCAAGTCCGCGTCCGGCGTGCAGCACGAGGAGCGCACCATGCAGGAGGCGCCCGTCCTGAGCTTGACGCTGCCGCGCCGCCTGGCGGCCGCGGGTTTTCAGCCGGGCACGCGGCAGCAGTTCACGATTTTCGATCCGGCCACCTTGCGCACCGAACCCGTCGCCGTCGAGATCGGCCGGCGCGAGATCGTCAATCTGGCTTCGCCCGGGCCGGCGGTGGGCGGGCGCGGCGGCGTCCGCCTGGCGCGGCCAGCGATGCCCGCGTTCCGCGTCGACATGGCGTATGCGGGACTGAAGACCACCGCGTGGATCACCGACACCGGGGAAGTGCTCCGCGAGGAGAGCCAGCTCGGGTTGATGTCCGTGCGGGAAAGTCCCGACGTCGCGCGGCGCATGGCGATCAGCCGCCGCATCACCGGCGACCTCCTCGAAGCGTCCGCCGTGGTCCCTCGCAACGTGACGAAAGCGCGGATTGACGACGGCCGCGACGTGCGCCGGATTCGCCTGCGCGTCGAAGGGACGGACCTGTCGGGTCCCGACTTCGCCGGCGTCGGGCAGACCGTCGAAGGCGACGTACTGGAGATTCGCGACGCGCGGTCGCTGCAGGCAACGGCGGCGGATCCCGACGTCGAGCGGTACCTGCGTCCCGAGCCGCTGATCGAAAGCGACGACGCGCAGATTCGCGCTGAAGCGGCGGCAGCGATCGGCGGCCTCACGGAGCCCCGGGCGATGGCGGAGCGGCTGACCCGCGCCGTCAACGGCATGCTCGACAAGAAGCCGACCGTCAGCCTGCCGTCGGCGCGAGAAGTGCTGCGAACCAGAGTCGGCGACTGCAACGAGCACACTGCGCTGTACGTCGCGATGGCGAGAGCCGTCGGGCTGCCGTCGCGAATCGCCGTGGGACTGGCCTATACGCGCGGCGCGTTCTTCTATCACGCGTGGCCGGAGGTCTATCTCGCCGACGGGCGCGGCCGCGGGCTGTGGCTGCCGGTCGATCCGACGTTCAACCAGTTCCCCGCGGACGCGACGCACGTGCGCCTGGCGCGCGGCGGCCTCGACAAGCAGGCGGCGATCCTGCCGATGATCGGGCGCCTCAAGATGACCATCGTCGACGTGGAGCTGGCCCCGGGATCCACGCCGGTGCTCGTCGGGCGTGGATCGGCCGACGCGCTGCCGCTGCCGATGCCCGTGCGCGCCGGGATGACGTGCTGGTCGACCCCCGTGCCCGCCCGATGA
- a CDS encoding ABC transporter ATP-binding protein, with translation MIAIQDLVKRYGAFTAVDGVSLDVAPGEIHGFLGPNGAGKTTTIRMIAGLLKPTSGRILVNGHDLAREPEAAKASLGFIPDRPFIYDKLTAGEFLRFHAGLYGMDDAAVPPRIAEMLDVFELTRWEHELVESFSHGMKQRLVMSAAFMHRPRAVLVDEPMVGLDPRGARLIKDVFRRMSERGVAILMSTHTLEVAEEMCDRISIILRGKIIARGTVDELRALAHGAGPDADGRTPQLTDVFLRLTGGSGLQEIDEV, from the coding sequence ATGATTGCGATCCAGGATCTGGTCAAGCGATACGGCGCCTTCACCGCGGTCGACGGCGTCAGCCTCGACGTGGCGCCCGGCGAGATCCACGGCTTTCTCGGACCGAACGGCGCCGGCAAGACGACGACGATCCGGATGATCGCCGGCCTGCTGAAGCCCACCTCGGGGCGCATCCTGGTCAACGGCCACGATCTCGCCCGCGAGCCCGAGGCGGCGAAGGCGTCGCTCGGCTTCATTCCCGACCGGCCGTTCATCTACGACAAGCTGACCGCCGGCGAGTTCCTTCGCTTTCATGCCGGCCTCTACGGCATGGACGACGCCGCGGTGCCGCCGCGCATCGCCGAGATGCTGGACGTGTTCGAGCTGACCCGGTGGGAGCACGAGCTGGTCGAGAGCTTCTCGCACGGCATGAAGCAGCGGCTGGTGATGAGCGCCGCGTTCATGCACCGGCCGCGGGCGGTGCTGGTCGACGAGCCGATGGTCGGACTGGATCCGCGCGGCGCGCGTTTGATCAAGGACGTCTTCCGTCGCATGAGCGAGCGCGGCGTCGCGATCCTGATGAGCACGCACACGCTCGAGGTCGCCGAGGAGATGTGCGATCGGATCAGCATCATCCTGAGGGGGAAGATCATCGCGCGCGGCACGGTCGACGAGCTGCGCGCGCTGGCGCACGGCGCCGGCCCCGACGCCGACGGCCGGACGCCGCAGCTCACCGACGTCTTCCTGCGCCTGACCGGCGGCAGCGGGCTGCAGGAAATCGATGAGGTGTAG
- a CDS encoding ABC transporter permease — protein sequence MGTLTQDLAYAWRTLQRSPGFAIVAVLTLGLGIGATTTIFTIVNGVLLRPLPSYREPDRLASLWVDFGVGAQSLPVMSPGDFRDYQQRNRSFEMLAAGTGAQVIGATGALTGTGGEPERVEVTPVTASFLPLLGVNPIVGRHFTAEEEAIGGPRVVMLSYGLWQRRYGGDPSIVGRSIRLDGVDQTVVGVMPREFRLWLPAEAFLITDAQIWKPLQYDYANQPPRNFTLFTVFGRLKPGVTFAQAQSDLDGIARRLRAEHPVHEAGDMRIRVVPLQDDVVKHARQAIVSLFVAVGFVLLIACANVAHLLLARATSREREMAVRGALGATRRRLLRQLATESVALAAGGLLVGLVVARAGTQTLALLNPANLPKLEAVRIDGAALLFAAGASLLTAVIFGLVPALRAAGIDLNRTLRATGSAAQAQVRLRGLLMVGEMALALVLLIGAGLMVRSFVALQQVRPGFDPGQVHTFRTALPIVKYPNPPARLAFLKRMDEQLRAIPGVTDVGFTTQLPLSGSGALFPFAYNEETARNWESETSDGRFVSPHYFRAMGTRRLAGRVFDEHDQPQHNRIVVDETLAARAWPGESAVGKRLQVGPNGTPNNFAEVIGVVEHVRIHDLSRAVRPQMYRVFGAGGRPSVVIRASVPPAAISRQVEAVMKRLDPDLPLDRLQPMSAYVSDALAQTRLNLIVMSFFGGAALLLSCVGIYGVFSYSVSQRTREIGIRMALGQDAFSVRNQVLAEGLRMAAISAAIGLAAAVVLTRSVDAMLYGVKASDPATFATMAALLIVVAMAGCYVPARRATRVQPIVALKTD from the coding sequence ATGGGCACACTCACCCAGGATCTGGCGTATGCCTGGCGGACCCTGCAGCGCAGTCCGGGATTCGCCATTGTCGCCGTGCTGACGCTCGGCCTCGGCATCGGCGCCACCACCACCATCTTCACCATCGTCAACGGCGTGCTGCTGCGGCCGCTGCCCTCGTACCGGGAGCCCGACCGCCTCGCCAGTCTGTGGGTCGACTTCGGCGTCGGCGCGCAGTCGCTTCCGGTGATGTCTCCGGGGGACTTCCGCGATTACCAGCAGCGGAACCGCTCGTTCGAGATGCTCGCCGCGGGCACGGGCGCGCAGGTGATCGGCGCCACCGGCGCGCTGACCGGCACCGGCGGCGAGCCGGAGCGCGTCGAAGTCACGCCGGTCACCGCCAGCTTCCTGCCGCTGCTCGGCGTGAACCCGATTGTCGGCCGCCATTTCACCGCCGAGGAGGAAGCGATCGGCGGCCCGCGCGTCGTGATGCTCAGCTACGGCCTCTGGCAGCGGCGCTACGGCGGCGACCCCTCGATCGTCGGACGCAGCATCCGTCTCGACGGCGTCGACCAGACCGTCGTCGGTGTCATGCCGCGCGAGTTCCGCCTCTGGCTGCCGGCGGAAGCGTTCCTCATCACCGACGCGCAGATCTGGAAGCCGCTGCAATACGACTACGCCAACCAGCCGCCGCGCAACTTCACGCTGTTCACCGTCTTCGGCCGGCTCAAGCCGGGCGTGACGTTCGCGCAAGCGCAGTCGGATCTCGACGGGATCGCGCGCCGGCTGCGCGCCGAGCATCCGGTGCACGAGGCGGGCGACATGCGGATCCGCGTCGTGCCGCTGCAGGATGACGTCGTGAAGCACGCACGGCAGGCGATTGTGTCGCTGTTCGTCGCGGTGGGGTTCGTGCTGCTGATCGCCTGCGCCAATGTCGCCCACCTGCTGCTCGCGCGCGCCACGTCGCGCGAGCGGGAGATGGCGGTGCGCGGAGCGCTCGGCGCGACGCGGCGTCGCCTGCTGCGGCAGCTCGCCACCGAAAGCGTCGCTCTCGCCGCCGGCGGCCTGCTTGTCGGCCTCGTCGTGGCGCGCGCCGGCACCCAGACGCTGGCGCTGCTCAACCCGGCCAACCTGCCGAAGCTCGAGGCGGTGCGGATCGACGGGGCGGCGCTGCTCTTCGCTGCCGGAGCCAGTCTCTTGACGGCCGTGATCTTCGGCCTCGTGCCGGCGCTGCGGGCCGCGGGGATCGATCTGAATCGCACGCTGCGCGCGACCGGCTCCGCCGCCCAGGCGCAGGTGCGGCTGCGCGGACTGCTGATGGTCGGCGAGATGGCGCTCGCCCTGGTGCTCTTGATCGGCGCCGGACTGATGGTCCGCAGCTTCGTCGCGCTGCAGCAGGTGCGTCCCGGATTCGATCCCGGACAGGTTCACACCTTCCGCACCGCGCTGCCGATCGTGAAGTACCCGAACCCGCCGGCGCGGCTCGCGTTCCTGAAGCGGATGGACGAGCAGCTGAGGGCGATCCCCGGCGTCACCGACGTCGGCTTCACCACGCAGCTTCCGCTCTCCGGCAGCGGCGCGCTGTTTCCGTTCGCCTACAACGAGGAGACGGCGCGCAACTGGGAGAGCGAGACCTCCGACGGGCGATTCGTCTCGCCGCACTACTTCCGCGCGATGGGGACGCGGCGGCTGGCCGGCCGCGTCTTCGACGAGCACGACCAACCGCAGCACAACCGGATTGTCGTCGACGAGACGCTGGCCGCGCGGGCGTGGCCCGGGGAGAGCGCCGTCGGCAAGCGGCTGCAGGTCGGACCGAACGGCACGCCGAACAATTTCGCCGAGGTGATTGGCGTCGTCGAACACGTCCGCATCCACGACCTGTCGCGCGCCGTGCGGCCGCAGATGTATCGCGTCTTCGGCGCCGGCGGACGTCCCAGCGTGGTCATCCGCGCGTCGGTGCCGCCCGCCGCGATCAGCCGCCAGGTCGAGGCGGTGATGAAGCGGCTCGATCCCGACCTGCCGCTCGATCGGCTGCAGCCGATGTCCGCCTACGTGTCGGACGCGCTGGCGCAGACCCGCCTGAACCTGATCGTCATGTCCTTCTTCGGCGGCGCCGCGCTGCTGTTGTCGTGCGTCGGCATCTATGGCGTGTTCTCCTACTCGGTGAGCCAGCGGACGCGCGAGATCGGCATCCGCATGGCGCTCGGGCAGGACGCCTTCAGCGTGCGCAATCAGGTGCTCGCCGAGGGGCTGCGCATGGCGGCGATCAGCGCGGCGATCGGTCTCGCCGCCGCCGTGGTGCTGACGCGCAGCGTCGACGCGATGCTGTACGGAGTGAAGGCCTCGGATCCGGCGACCTTCGCAACGATGGCGGCGCTGCTGATCGTGGTCGCGATGGCGGGCTGCTACGTGCCGGCGCGCCGCGCCACCCGCGTTCAGCCCATCGTCGCGCTCAAGACCGACTGA
- a CDS encoding class I SAM-dependent methyltransferase: MGAGAHLGIDLSEYDARIRTFIPEYDLMHEAVAGALAAMVRRRAATIVELGIGTGALAARCLAAFPSAAIVGVDEDAAMLDAARARLAGRLDARHGSFESIDLPRADAIVTCVALHHLPPGARRQRLFRTLRRTLRPGGVFVNADCFPASHPRIAAADRAAWTAHLARTYPPDDVRALFRRWAGEDHYIPLADELNALRRAGFRPDVVFRRGAFAVIAAS; encoded by the coding sequence ATGGGAGCTGGAGCACACCTCGGCATCGATCTCTCCGAGTACGACGCGCGGATTCGCACGTTCATTCCCGAGTACGACCTCATGCACGAGGCCGTCGCCGGCGCGCTCGCCGCCATGGTGCGCCGCCGCGCCGCGACCATCGTGGAACTCGGCATCGGCACCGGGGCTCTGGCGGCGCGCTGTCTCGCCGCATTTCCATCGGCGGCGATCGTCGGCGTCGACGAAGACGCCGCGATGCTGGATGCCGCGCGGGCGCGGCTCGCCGGACGGCTCGACGCGCGTCACGGCAGCTTCGAGTCGATCGACCTGCCCCGCGCCGACGCGATCGTCACCTGCGTCGCGCTGCACCACCTGCCGCCCGGCGCCCGCCGCCAGCGGCTGTTCCGGACGCTGCGCCGTACGCTGCGGCCCGGCGGCGTGTTCGTCAACGCCGACTGCTTTCCGGCGAGCCATCCCCGGATCGCCGCGGCCGACCGCGCCGCATGGACGGCTCATCTCGCGCGCACGTATCCGCCAGACGACGTTCGCGCGCTCTTCCGACGCTGGGCGGGCGAGGATCATTACATCCCGCTCGCCGACGAACTGAATGCCCTGCGCCGCGCCGGCTTCCGCCCCGACGTCGTCTTCCGGCGCGGCGCGTTCGCGGTGATCGCAGCGTCCTGA